One genomic segment of Pseudonocardia sp. T1-2H includes these proteins:
- a CDS encoding alpha/beta fold hydrolase: MAPQTRYARNGDVSIAYETFGDLDSGEPLLLIMGLDFQMVWWPEAFCDQLVAAGFAVVRFDNRDTGLSTHFDSPTKQSPWRALLGATKPAYTSSDMLNDAAAVLDAVGWTSAHVMGGSMGAALAQAMALLHPHRVRSLISCMGLPATAGPLRTLTYLRFGIFPTLMTLKPATTRDEEIHNLVTIYRAIASPGFPFPEDWAREVAGISYDRGPRDPRTTQRHLAAGRAVRLPPLSTITAPTLVISGEDDPLVKAAGGRDTARQIPGSTFVSYPGMGHNLPQELWPELITRIRTTGSHEIPTRDAGATHCSSFQLASASEDEDLHGLVQGGGP, from the coding sequence ATGGCACCACAGACCCGGTACGCCCGCAACGGCGACGTCTCCATCGCCTACGAGACCTTCGGAGATCTCGACAGCGGCGAGCCGCTCCTGCTGATCATGGGCCTGGACTTTCAGATGGTCTGGTGGCCCGAGGCCTTCTGCGACCAGCTCGTCGCCGCGGGGTTCGCCGTCGTCCGGTTCGACAACCGCGACACCGGCCTGTCCACCCACTTCGACTCGCCGACCAAGCAGAGCCCGTGGCGTGCGCTGCTGGGCGCGACCAAACCCGCCTACACCAGCTCGGACATGCTCAACGACGCAGCAGCCGTACTGGACGCCGTCGGCTGGACCAGCGCGCACGTCATGGGCGGATCCATGGGAGCCGCGCTCGCCCAGGCCATGGCGCTGCTGCACCCGCACCGGGTCCGATCACTGATCAGCTGCATGGGCCTGCCCGCCACGGCCGGCCCGCTGCGAACGCTGACCTACCTGAGGTTCGGCATCTTCCCCACGCTGATGACGCTCAAGCCGGCCACCACCCGCGACGAAGAGATCCACAACCTGGTGACCATCTACCGCGCCATCGCCTCGCCCGGCTTCCCCTTCCCCGAGGACTGGGCCCGCGAGGTCGCCGGCATCAGCTACGACCGCGGCCCGCGCGACCCCCGCACCACCCAACGCCACCTCGCCGCCGGTCGCGCGGTCAGGCTCCCGCCACTGTCCACCATCACCGCGCCGACCCTGGTGATCTCCGGCGAGGACGATCCGCTGGTCAAGGCCGCGGGCGGGCGGGACACCGCCCGACAGATCCCCGGGTCCACCTTCGTGTCGTATCCGGGCATGGGTCACAACCTCCCGCAGGAACTCTGGCCCGAGCTCATCACGCGTATCCGCACCACCGGCAGCCACGAAATCCCCACCCGCGATGCCGGGGCGACACACTGCAGCTCCTTCCAGTTGGCGTCAGCCAGCGAGGATGAGGACCTGCACGGCCTTGTCCAGGGCGGTGGTCCGTAG
- a CDS encoding TetR/AcrR family transcriptional regulator translates to MATSVDRQGSVVSVPKQVDHEQRRRALAEAVFSVIGTRGFEAVSLRDVAEQAGVSMGAVQHYFASKSEMLLFALAHMRARVLDRLQIAISRLTEPTRRERIRAVLRVMLPVDEPGRQEACVNIAFFSAATITPAYADLLRQGYARILAVSQAELRAAADAGETTEGIDPDREAAALYFLTQGLVGPILIGLFTPEDALALVDHHLDRIFG, encoded by the coding sequence ATGGCAACATCGGTGGACCGTCAGGGGAGCGTCGTCAGCGTGCCGAAACAGGTCGACCACGAACAGCGGCGACGGGCCCTCGCCGAGGCGGTCTTCTCGGTGATCGGGACCCGCGGCTTCGAGGCGGTGAGCCTGCGCGACGTGGCCGAGCAGGCCGGCGTGTCCATGGGCGCCGTGCAGCACTACTTCGCCTCCAAGAGCGAGATGCTCCTTTTCGCGCTGGCCCACATGCGGGCCAGGGTGCTGGACCGGCTGCAGATCGCGATCAGCCGACTGACCGAGCCCACCCGCCGCGAACGCATCCGCGCAGTCCTGCGGGTCATGCTGCCGGTCGACGAGCCAGGCCGCCAGGAGGCCTGCGTAAACATCGCGTTCTTCTCTGCCGCCACCATCACCCCGGCCTACGCCGACCTGCTCCGCCAGGGCTATGCACGGATCCTGGCCGTGTCGCAGGCCGAGCTGCGCGCCGCCGCCGATGCCGGCGAAACCACCGAGGGGATCGACCCCGACCGCGAAGCGGCGGCGCTGTACTTCCTCACGCAAGGCCTGGTCGGGCCCATCCTGATCGGGCTCTTCACCCCCGAGGACGCCCTCGCCCTCGTCGACCACCACCTCGACCGCATCTTCGGGTAG
- a CDS encoding Acg family FMN-binding oxidoreductase: MNAGVDIGTVRAALALATRAPSVHNSQPWRWWASERSVHLYADLQRWLPVTDADGRDLLLSCGAALHHLRVALAALDVAATVERMPDPEEPDLLAAVALRPGRAMTGGFTDPGVDVEEANAIGVRRTDRRRFSDWPVPAEFLSDLAARAGEQGALLRTVADGRTRRTLELAIHAAAVEHARVAGYDSEVALWTGMFASDDGVPAANVPAPGQSAGGVALRRFASGELTEPRPDSPDGAVLMVLGTSSDHQLSRLRAGEAMSAVLLRAATLGLATSPLSEPLEVEGTRALLREQVLGGTLSPQLVLRVGWAPGSGTVPATRRRSLGDQLGARRP; this comes from the coding sequence ATGAATGCCGGGGTCGACATCGGAACGGTGCGGGCCGCCCTCGCGCTCGCCACCCGCGCACCGTCCGTGCACAACTCACAGCCTTGGCGGTGGTGGGCGAGCGAGCGCTCCGTGCACCTCTACGCCGACCTGCAGCGCTGGCTGCCGGTCACGGACGCCGACGGCCGTGACCTTCTGCTCAGCTGTGGCGCGGCGCTGCACCATCTGCGGGTGGCGCTGGCGGCGCTGGACGTCGCGGCCACCGTCGAGCGGATGCCCGACCCCGAGGAGCCGGATCTGCTCGCAGCCGTGGCGCTGCGTCCGGGGCGCGCGATGACCGGCGGGTTCACCGACCCGGGCGTCGACGTCGAGGAGGCCAACGCCATCGGGGTGCGCCGCACGGACCGCCGCCGGTTCTCCGACTGGCCCGTACCGGCCGAGTTCCTCTCCGACCTGGCCGCTCGTGCCGGAGAGCAGGGCGCACTGTTGCGCACCGTCGCCGACGGGAGGACCCGCCGCACGCTGGAGCTGGCGATCCACGCTGCCGCCGTCGAGCACGCCCGCGTGGCCGGCTACGACAGCGAGGTGGCGCTCTGGACCGGGATGTTTGCCTCGGACGACGGTGTCCCGGCCGCGAACGTGCCCGCCCCGGGCCAGTCTGCAGGCGGGGTGGCGTTGCGCCGCTTCGCCTCCGGCGAGCTCACCGAGCCCCGCCCGGACAGCCCCGACGGCGCGGTGCTCATGGTTCTCGGCACGTCCTCGGACCACCAGCTCTCCCGGCTGCGGGCGGGTGAGGCGATGAGCGCGGTCCTGCTCCGGGCGGCCACGCTCGGCCTGGCCACGAGCCCGTTGAGCGAGCCGCTGGAGGTCGAGGGCACGCGGGCCCTGCTCCGCGAGCAGGTGCTCGGTGGAACGCTGTCCCCGCAGCTGGTGCTCCGCGTCGGGTGGGCTCCCGGCAGCGGCACCGTGCCGGCCACCCGGCGACGCTCGCTCGGCGACCAGCTCGGCGCCCGACGTCCCTGA